The sequence below is a genomic window from Labilibaculum sp. DW002.
TTTTTACCGTTCTTTTTTCTATCCTTTTGGGATCTTGTAAAGAGGAGTTCCTTGAAGTTGATGCTGCAAGCAGTGTTTTGATAGATGATTATTATAATACAGAGGAGCGTATTTTTGAAGCTCTTGTTGCGACTTACGATCCATTGTCATGGACAGACTATGCCTGGGGACAATTTGTTCAATTGAATTTGGTTTCGGATGTTATGTCTGATGATGTTTATGTTGGTGGTAACGACCAAGGTGATCAGGCAGTTCTGCATAAGATGTTTAATTATGATGCGACTCCTGAAATTGTTTGTGGCGATTTGTGGACAACATTGTATTCTGGAGTAAAGCGTGCCAATGCTGTATCGGAATATATGGATGATGTTCAGGATATTACCGAGCCAACTAAAGCACTTTATTTAGCAGAAGCCCAAGTATTAAGATCATACTATTACATGTGGTTATGGAAGCTATGGGGAAATTTACCTTATTACGAAACAAATCTGGATTTTCCTTATACAGCTGATCAGTTAAGTGCTAATGAAGTTTATGAAGGTATCGTTACTACATTAGAAGATGCTATTGATAATGGTGGTTTGCCAATGAAAACAACTTCTGAAAATACAGGGCGTGTTTCTTTGGCAATGGCATATATGATCTACGCTGAGGTAGTAATGTATCAAAATGACGAAAGTCGTTATTCAACTGCTTTGGCTTATATGAATGAAATAATTTCAAGTCAGAATTATGGTTTGAATAGTGATTTCGCAAATATTTGGGAAGCAAGTGGTGAGTGGACCAATGAATCTATTTTTGAAGTGAATTATTTTAGTATTAACGGAGCAAAAGATTGGGGACATGCCATTGGTGATGGTGGTACCGTTTATCCTAAATTGATTGGAATTAACAGTTTATCAGGAAGTAGTGATTTTGATGGTGGTTGGGGATTTGAACCAGTTCGCCAGGAAATATATGATTTGTATGATGATACTGATCAACGCAAAGATGGTGGAATTTTAAACTTTGCTACATATTCGGCTCAAACAGGAGCAACTTACGAAGGTCGTTATCAGGATACTGGTAATTTCTTGAAAAAATACCTTCCAAGGGCTAATGGTAACGAAGGTGCTTCAGCTTCGCCAGATATGAATTTTAATAATAATCTTAGAGTTTATAGATATTCTGAAACATTACTAAATGCTGCAGAACTGCTAGCACGAGGAGTGTCAGGATCTGGAAGTGCTCAAGATTATTTAGACGAAGTTAGAGATAGAGCAGGTGTTGGTAGCCTAACTGCCACAGTTGACAATATTATTCAGGAACGACGCTTAGAGTTTGTTGGAGAAGGTAAGCGTTACTGGGATTTGGTTCGTACAGGAATGGCAGTAACAACGCTTGTTCCTAATGAGTACAGAACAAATACATGGTCTGAGAATAAAAAATATCTGCCAATTCCGCAATCGGAGATAGATTCAGATAGCGGTTTAACACAAAATGCTTATTAAAGATCAAAAAATAAAATTATGAAGCGTATTGAAACTATATATATAGGACTTTTCGTCATGTTGATTTCTTTAGGAATGGTTTCCTGTAGCCAGGATACCTATGACGATCAAGAACCTGTAACAGAACAAATGTTGGACGCAACATTTTCAGTGGAGGAAACATCCGCAAATAAATATCAAATTACAGCCAATAGTAACGAATATGTAATTAGCAATTATTGGGATTTAGGAGAAGGAACT
It includes:
- a CDS encoding RagB/SusD family nutrient uptake outer membrane protein, which translates into the protein MKNKYILIFTVLFSILLGSCKEEFLEVDAASSVLIDDYYNTEERIFEALVATYDPLSWTDYAWGQFVQLNLVSDVMSDDVYVGGNDQGDQAVLHKMFNYDATPEIVCGDLWTTLYSGVKRANAVSEYMDDVQDITEPTKALYLAEAQVLRSYYYMWLWKLWGNLPYYETNLDFPYTADQLSANEVYEGIVTTLEDAIDNGGLPMKTTSENTGRVSLAMAYMIYAEVVMYQNDESRYSTALAYMNEIISSQNYGLNSDFANIWEASGEWTNESIFEVNYFSINGAKDWGHAIGDGGTVYPKLIGINSLSGSSDFDGGWGFEPVRQEIYDLYDDTDQRKDGGILNFATYSAQTGATYEGRYQDTGNFLKKYLPRANGNEGASASPDMNFNNNLRVYRYSETLLNAAELLARGVSGSGSAQDYLDEVRDRAGVGSLTATVDNIIQERRLEFVGEGKRYWDLVRTGMAVTTLVPNEYRTNTWSENKKYLPIPQSEIDSDSGLTQNAY